A window of the Lactuca sativa cultivar Salinas chromosome 5, Lsat_Salinas_v11, whole genome shotgun sequence genome harbors these coding sequences:
- the LOC111910175 gene encoding uncharacterized protein LOC111910175: MSGHQHTQELLHGTSTQCHELMHLSHEANVLLCNHFRRNKWLQSSRHISVEEKMTMFLTTIAENKRFRIIKRRFQHSKKIVHRCFHEVLNAMIPFSREIIVPTNSNATMNSLERHRRLKEIFPGEIGALDGTLVHVVMPAHQQTRYKGRGKRECFQNVLGICDFDMIFTFVWAGWEGITLESQVLKEVAFNPTSGFPFPPLGL, from the coding sequence ATGAGCGGTCATCAACATACACAAGAATTATTACATGGAACTTCTACACAATGTCATGAGTTGATGCATCTTTCACATGAAGCGAATGTACTTTTATGCAATCATTTTAGACGAAACAAGTGGTTGCAAAGTAGTAGGCATATAAGCGTTGAAGAAAAGATGACTATGTTCTTGACAACTATAGCAGAAAATAAACGGTTCAGGATTATCAAACGAAGGTTTCAACACTCCAAAAAAATTGTACATAGATGCTTTCATGAGGTGCTAAATGCAATGATACCTTTTTCAAGAGAAATTATAGTGCCAACGAATTCAAATGCAACCATGAATTCCTTAGAGAGACATCGTAGGCTGAAAGAAATATTTCCTGGAGAAATAGGTGCGTTAGATGGAACTCTTGTACATGTAGTTATGCCTGCTCATCAACAAACTCGCTACAAGGGAAGAGGAAAACGTGAATGCTTTCAAAATGTTTtaggaatttgtgattttgatatgatattcacatTCGTATGGGCCGGTTGGGAGGGTATAACACTTGAATCAcaagttttgaaagaagttgcatttaaCCCGACTTCAGGCTTTCCGTTTCCTCCTTTAGGTTTGtaa